ACATCTTTTAGAAAAACAGTTTATCAAAAGTAATTATCAAGCCAGTCGTGGAGCAACCAATCGAGATGAGGCTTATTTATTAGCTCAAGCTATTCATGGAGAAGCAAGAGGAGAACCTTATATTGGTAAAGTAGCGGTAGGAGCTGTTATTTTAAATAGAGTGCAACATCCATCATTTCCAAATACCATCAATGGAGTGATTTTTCAACCAGGTGCATTTTCCGCAGTATCTGATGGACAAATTTATTTATCTCCTGATGAAAATTCTATAAAAGCAGCGAATGATGCTTTAACTGGATGGGATCCTTCAGGAGGTGCTATTTATTATTATAATCCAGCAAAAACCACAAATCAATGGGTCTATTCTAGGCCTGTTATTAAAACCATTGGAAAACATATTTTTGCGAAATAGAAAGGAGGAGAAATATGAAAAATAGAAAAGTAATTATATGGATACTCATTGGTTCTTTTATGATTTCAGCAATTTGGGGATTAATTCAATATTACCAAAAAGAGCAGTATCAAACTTTTTTAGAGAATCAATATCAAAATGATTTTTATACTTTACTAAATTCTGTGGAAGGAATAGAAGCTTTGCTTTCAAAATCTATGGTTGTTCAGTCTAACGAGAAATTAGCATCTATATTCTCTGAAACATGGAAAAATGCAGATAGAGCTCAAGATAGTTTGAATCGATTGCCTATTAGTCATCAAGCATTAAATGAAACCTCTAAATTTTTGAGCCAATTAGGAGATTTTTCTCATTCTTGTGGAGAACAAATTATGAAGGGAGAAAATTTAACAGATAAACAATGGGTAGATTTAGAAAAATTACATAATAATTGTGTAGATTTAATGAATTCCCTTCAAAAAATGCATCAGGAGATTATGAAAAATCCTATACAATTTGTACATATAAATCGAGAGAAAAACAGACTTTTTACAAGAGCTTCTGATCAAATGACTTCTATAGAAAACAATTTTATAGATATGGGAAAGGCCACTGCTAATGGTCCAAAATTAATTTATGATGGACCTTTTTCGGAACATTTATTTAGTATGCAACCTAAAGGGTTAAAGGGAAAAGACATAACTCGAGAAGAAGGAAAGCAGAAAGCAATTGATTTTTTAGGAGAGGATAGGATAGAGAAAATTACCTCTCTAGGAAGTGGAGAAGGAACGATAACGACTTATAGTTATGAAGCAGTTCCTACCAATGAAAAAGGAGATAGAAGAGTTTTTATTGAAGTTAGTAAAAAAGGAGGGCATATTCTTTGGATGATGGATAGTAAAGTAGTAAGGGAGATAAATTATACAATGTCAAATGCTTTAGAAAAAGCCCAAGAATTTTTAAAAGAGAAAGGCTTTGAAAATATGGTTCCTTCCTATGCAGAACAATACAACGGAGTAGGAATATTTAATTTTGCTTATCAACAAAATGGCGTTTTGATTTACCCGGATTTAATCAAAGTGCAGGTGGCATTAGACAATAGGGAAATTGTAGGTTTTGAAGCTCAAGGATTTTATGTTTCTCATGAGGAAAGGCAAATTCCAAAGCCTAAAATTTCTTTAGAAGAAGCCAGAAATAAAGTGAATGATCGTTTAAACATTTTTAAAGAAAGAATGGCAATCATTCCTACTTCCTATCAAGAAGAGATTTTATGCTATGAATTTAAAGGGACTTTTCAAGAAGATACTTTTATTGTTTATATCAATGCAGAAACGGGAAAAGAACAGGAAATATTAAAAGTAATAAGAACCGATAGTGGAAATTTAACCATATAAAAAGATTTTTTCCTTTTCTATCTATCCTTCTTATTTTATGATAAAATAAAAAAAAGATTGAGTAAAAAAGATTGATAGGAACAGCTACTATTTACATAGAATGATTGTAGATGAAAGAAAGGGGTTTGGAATTTTATGAATAAAAAAACAATAGCAGTGCTATTTGGAGGACAATCGGGAGAACATGAGGTATCTCTTATGTCCTCTTCTAATGTAATTCAAGCAATGGATCGACAAAAATATGATGTAGTAATGATTGGAATTACTAAAAAAGGAGAATGGATGATTTATACTGGACCTGTAGAGAAAATAGCAAATGGAGATTGGGAAAAAGAAGAGCACTATTTAATAAAAGATTTTTCGATTCATCATCCTATTATTCAAAGTATTGATGTTATTTTTCCAGTTTTACATGGACCTATGGGGGAAGATGGTACAGTACAAGGACTTTTTGAATTATGGAATCTTCCTTATGTAGGATGCGGAGTATTGGCTTCAGCTTTAGGGATGGATAAAATCTATACAAAAACTATCTATCAAATGGCAGGATTACCTCAAGGAAAGTATTATCCCCTTATGAGATATCAATGGAGGGAACATCAAAACCAAGAGATAAA
Above is a genomic segment from Garciella nitratireducens DSM 15102 containing:
- the sleB gene encoding spore cortex-lytic enzyme, with the translated sequence MKTKKTMMFSVILVALICIFTMRGIDKYCYVFAANVIYYGSDPKDIQQVQQKLEEWGYMSDGQVDGQFGWKTEQAVKKFQRNHGLVADGKAGQQTLNAMGLGHLLEKQFIKSNYQASRGATNRDEAYLLAQAIHGEARGEPYIGKVAVGAVILNRVQHPSFPNTINGVIFQPGAFSAVSDGQIYLSPDENSIKAANDALTGWDPSGGAIYYYNPAKTTNQWVYSRPVIKTIGKHIFAK
- the ypeB gene encoding germination protein YpeB — protein: MKNRKVIIWILIGSFMISAIWGLIQYYQKEQYQTFLENQYQNDFYTLLNSVEGIEALLSKSMVVQSNEKLASIFSETWKNADRAQDSLNRLPISHQALNETSKFLSQLGDFSHSCGEQIMKGENLTDKQWVDLEKLHNNCVDLMNSLQKMHQEIMKNPIQFVHINREKNRLFTRASDQMTSIENNFIDMGKATANGPKLIYDGPFSEHLFSMQPKGLKGKDITREEGKQKAIDFLGEDRIEKITSLGSGEGTITTYSYEAVPTNEKGDRRVFIEVSKKGGHILWMMDSKVVREINYTMSNALEKAQEFLKEKGFENMVPSYAEQYNGVGIFNFAYQQNGVLIYPDLIKVQVALDNREIVGFEAQGFYVSHEERQIPKPKISLEEARNKVNDRLNIFKERMAIIPTSYQEEILCYEFKGTFQEDTFIVYINAETGKEQEILKVIRTDSGNLTI